GGCAGATTGTAGGTGTTCATCAGGCAGCTATCGAGACCACCGTTGCCGCCGGTGGCAAATGGCGCGATGTTTGCCGGCGTCTGCACGATGGTGAAGCGGTAGCGCGGCAGCAACCCAAACAGGAATTTCAGCTGTCCGTTGATCTTATTCGCGACATATGCCGATTTCGCGATCAATTCATAAGGCGTCTTGGCGTAGAAGCGGGGATCAGACTTCAAATACTTGAGAAAGCCCTGGAAGTCACCGGTCCAACCCGCTTCTTTCATCGTCGCCTTCATGTCGGCATCGATTCGGGCCACTTCCTTTAGGCCCAGAGCATGAATCTCCTCGGGCGTCATGTCCGTGGTCGTATATTGCCGCAGCTTTGCGGCATAATACTCCTTGCCGTTCGGCAGGACTTCGGCTGCCGTGCTCTCCCGGGCATGCGGAATATAGTCGTCGCGCACAAAAACATGCAGCTTTGCGAAGGCCTTGGCTGCCGCCGCGACTGCGGCCTTGCCTTCCGCGACCAGCGCATCGCGCTCGGCTGCCGGGACGCTCGATGGCATCTTGGCGAAGGGGGTGTAGAGAGGATTCTTCTCTGCATCGGCAAAGGCAAGAGGCTCGATAGCCTTGTCGCGCCCAACGATTGATATGCGAGGGTCTGTGAATCCACGCTTCAGCCCTGCGCGCATGTTGGCAATCTGTTCGTCGATGTAGCGCGGCATTTCACCAAGGCGGCTGATATAATCGCGGTATTCCGCGCTTGATCCGAAGCCATGGCGTGGCGCGATCCACGTCCAGAAGCCAAAGGGATTTTCGTATTCGCGGAAGCGCTGCTCGGTAATGAAGCCTTCAAGCGCTGCTTGGAAAACCTCGGCGTTTATCCGCTCCTCAGGGGAAAGCTCGTTGACCGGAATTGCATCGAGCTGCCGGAGCGCGTTCGACCAGTAGGCGTAGCGGCGTTGCTGGCTGGCTGGGTCGACATGGGGCATGTGCGGTCCGCCGCCTTCGCCATCCTGATCCTTGCCGAACTCCTGCGTGCGCCATTGCCATTCGGCATCGTAGAGCGCTTTGAGGCGAGCATCTGCGCTTGCTGATGACTCAGCAGCCGTTACCTGTTCGGCTGCGATCGCGTAACCGCTTGCTGAAAATAGCAGTGAACCTGCGACGGCAATTGCAAAGGAATAGCCCTTCATCCCTGGCTCCTTTTGACCACGCAAGCCGAGCAACCCGGCCTATGGGCGTTGTTCGTCACGGTTTCCGGCGCACGCCCAACCGCAGCAAACGGATAACGTATACGAAACACTCTAGGCGACGATCGAAGCGAGTCAATAGTGATGGTCTTCCTTGGCTAAGCGGTTCAGCAGCTTGCCCTAGTCTGCATGGGCGCCAGCTTGAGGCGTCAACATCGCCGGGCTGGCTCACTCTGCCGCCTGGGCTATTGATCGGGTTCGTTAAGGTTCGGTCATTATACGTAGAAATGGTGATCTGCCCGGTAGGAATGCAATAAACCCAGGCTTTCAGGCGTTGTCTGTTTGAGGAGACGATGGGCCATCGCTGAGGTCCGATCATGCTTTCGCAGCTCCGAGGAGCCGATCTTGAGCGGCTCATGGACAGTATTGGAGCCCCGACCTTTATCGTAGGGACGGCGGGCGAGGATCATTTCGTTGTCATCTACGCTAACAAGGCGCTGCAATCGGCAACGGGCCTCCCGGCGGAAAGCGTCAGGGGGCAGCTGCCTGAAGAGATGATAAGGCCGGAACAGGCCAAAATCTTTAAGCACCATTATCGCTTGTGTAGCCAAACCGGTGAGCCTGTGATCTTCGAGGTGCTGCTGACGCTTCCGGTCGGCGAGCGGTGGCTCCGCATTACTCTCAACCCGGTCAGGGACCAGGGCGGGAGCGGGGCCGTCGTGCGTATGCTCGGCACGATGGTTGATGTGACCGAGGAGCGGCGCGCGCACGAAACCCTGCGGTATCAGAATCTTCTTCTGCAAGCGCAACAGGATCTGAGCCCCGATGGCATAATGATTGCCGATGTCCACGGAACCCTTCTCAATTGGAACGCCCGGTTAAGCGAGTTATGGGGCGTGACGGAGGAGATCGTACGCCAAGGGCGCGAGGCGTTGCTGCCGCGGATACTGGCCCAGCTTGTCGATCCGGGCACTTTTCTGACTATGATCGAAGAGGCCTATCGCAATTTGCATGAGAATATTGTCGGCTACGAGGTCGAGCTTAAGAATGGGAAGATTTACCAGATCTTTAGCCGCGGCCTTATTGATGAATGCAACCTTGGGCGCGGCCGGATCTGGTTCCTGCGCGACATAACCGAGAGCAGGATCTACCAGCGGCGCCTGAGTGAGGCTCTCGCTTTGCAGAGGGCGATTCTTGACAGTGCTCGTCAAATCATCCTTTCGGTGGACCGGAACCTTGTATTCCGCAGCTTCAATGCTGCGGCTGAGCGGCTTCTCGGCTACAAGGCCGAGGAGGTGATTGGCAAAAAGACGGCTCTTATCCTGCATGATCCGGCCGAGATCGAAGAGCGCAGGGCGGTCATGAGCCAGGAGTTGGGGCGAGATGTCAGCGTTTATGAAATGTTCCAGGGGCAAGTCCTGAAAGGCATGCCGTTGGTTCAGGAATGGTCTTACATCTGCAAGGATGGAAGCCGCCTGCCGGTCGAGCTGTCACTGACCCGGCTGGACGATGAACAGGGCAGCCTTCTTGGGTTTCTGGCAATCGTGACGGATATTACGGAGCGCAAGGAGACCGAGCGTCAGCTGTTCGAGTTGGCAACGACAGATGCTCTGACCAAGCTTTGGAACAGGCGCCACTTCGCCGAGCAGGCCGAAAGATCCCTGATCCGTGCCAGGCGATACGATGAACACATATGCATCGCGCTGATCGATATCGACCACTTCAAACGGATCAATGACACCTATGGCCATGCCGCTGGCGATGCGGTGCTCTATCATCTGGCCCGCGCTCTGGACAGGATGCTGCGCGGGTCTGACTTCATGTGTCGTTGGGGAGGCGAGGAGTTTGCGGTACTTTTGCTTAACACCGACCCAAGTGAAGCGCTGCAGATTGCCGAGCGTATGCGCCGGACAGTGATGCGCCTGGAAGTGAACTACGAGGACGCACGCGTTCCGGTGACGGCCAGTATTGGACTGTCGGATTGCCTGTCATGCGACCAAAGCCTGGATGTGGTACTGTCCCGCGCTGATGAAGCCCTCTATGCGGCCAAGGCCGCCGGACGAAATTGCGTCCGCGCCGTATGGAGTCATGAGGCTGCGGGCCGTGAACCAGCCAGCTCTCTTTAAGGAGGCCATCGCCCTTCACCTTGCGTCCAGGATTGGGACCCAAGGCCCAGGCAGTAAAAAGCGCCCATTCATCGGCGCTTTTTTTATGCCTGATTGCTGCAAATCCCAAGCGCTGGTGAGCGCCAATCCGCAAATCGGCTGGCGGCCACCCCGCCATGAACCCTCGGCTTGAAAACACTCTATTAATTAGGCGATGATTCGTATACGATATAATCTTTCGATCGGTCTCAAAGGGGGTCTTGCCGGTGCCAACCTTCGTTCGTGTCCTGCTTGGAAGCCTGCTGCTTGTCTTCAGCGCTACGGCTTCAGCTGCTCCTTCTGCTGCCGATTACGAGCGTTCGCTATCACTGCGCGATAACTGGATGCTGCTGACCCGCAACATCGTCTTTCCCGCGCAGTGGGTGCCAGGTAGCCATGACTTCGTCTACCGCAAAACGGTAGAAGGCGGTTTCGCCTTTATCCGCGAGAACGCCGATACGGGCACGCAGGGCCCTGCCTTCGATCAGGCTGCGATTGCCGCAGCGTTGCACCGGGCGACGGGCGAGGACTACTCCGCGTTGCAGCTGCCTTTTGAGACCTTCCGCTATGCCGATGGGGGGCAGGCGATCGATTTCGAGCTGCACTATGAGCCCTGGCGCTGCAGCTTCAAGGAAGCCAAGTGCGTGCCACAGCAGCATGTTGGCCGCCCGTCCGGTTTCGGTGTCGTGCGCGATCTACGCGTTCCCGCCGATAACAGCCCGAAAATCTCGCCCGATGGCAAGTGGGAAGCCCTTGTCGAAGGCTACAATGTCATTGTCCGTCCTGTTGGCGGCGGCGCTACCAAGGTGCTGAGCCAGGATGGTACGGAGGGCAATTTCTATGATCCGCAGACCATCAAATGGTCGCCGGATTCAACAAAGGTCGCCGCTTATCGCGTCCGTCCGGGCTTTGCTCGCTATGTGACCTACGTGAGCGCTGCACCCAAGGACCAGCTGCAACCAACGGTACAGCAGGTTCTCTATCCGAAGCCGGGCGATGCGATCGACATTGAGCAGCCGGTGCTTTTCGACGTCATTGCCGGACGGCAGATCAACGTCTCGAACGCGCTGTTCCCCAACCCCTATCAGCTGCGGCATCTCAATTGGCGGGCGGACAGCAAGACCGTTGCCTTTGAATACACCCAGCGTGGCCATCAGCTTGCGCGGGTCATCGAGGTGGATGCGAAAAGCGGCGCGGCACGCGCCGTCGTCGAGGAAAAAGCTGATACCTTCATCTATCAGGACCGCGGTTTCCGCCATGATGTGAACAATCGCGGCGAAGAGGTGATCTGGCTTTCCGAGCGTGATGGATGGGCGCATCTCTATCTTTATGACGGCCGCACCGGTCGGGTGAAGAAGCAGATCACCAAGGGTGATTGGGTGGTCAGGGATGTGGTGCGCGTTGATGACAAGGCGCGCCAGATCTGGTTTGCCGCGAGCGGCATGAACCCAGGCGAGGATCCCTATTTCATACACTATTACCGGATCAACTTTGACGGTTCGGACCTGACGCCGTTGACGCCGGAGAAGGCAAACCATCAGGCCAGCTTCTCGTCTGATATGGAATATTATGTCGACGTCTACTCGCGGGTCGATATGCCGAACGTTGCCGAGCTTCGCCGGGCGCGTGACGGCTCGCTGGTGCGCCGGATCGCGGAAGGCGACATTTCCCGGCTGACAGCTGCCGGCTTCCGGGCGCCGGAGGTATTCGTCGCCAAGGGCCGCGACGGCAAGACTGACATATGGGGCCTGATCGTTCGTCCGCGCGATTTCGATTCCACCAAGCACTACCCGGTCATTGAGAACATTTATGCCGGCCCGCACGATAGCTTTGTCCCGAAGAGCTTCTGGCCGTTTGGTTATCATTCGGGGGGCGACAAGGTGATCGGCATGCAGGCGCTGGCGGACCTTGGTTTCGTCGTCGTGCAGATCGACGGCATGGGGACAGCCAACCGCTCCAAGGCGTTCCAGGATGTCGCCTGGAAGAACCTCGGCGATTCAGGCTTTCCTGATCGCATCCTCTGGCACAAGGCAGCCGCGGCAAAGTATTCGTGGTATGACATCGGCCATGGTGTCGGCATCTACGGCGGGTCGGCCGGCGGGCAGAGCACGCTTGGCGCGCTGCTCTTCCATCCTGAATTCTATACGGTCGGC
The window above is part of the Pedomonas mirosovicensis genome. Proteins encoded here:
- a CDS encoding sensor domain-containing diguanylate cyclase, with protein sequence MLSQLRGADLERLMDSIGAPTFIVGTAGEDHFVVIYANKALQSATGLPAESVRGQLPEEMIRPEQAKIFKHHYRLCSQTGEPVIFEVLLTLPVGERWLRITLNPVRDQGGSGAVVRMLGTMVDVTEERRAHETLRYQNLLLQAQQDLSPDGIMIADVHGTLLNWNARLSELWGVTEEIVRQGREALLPRILAQLVDPGTFLTMIEEAYRNLHENIVGYEVELKNGKIYQIFSRGLIDECNLGRGRIWFLRDITESRIYQRRLSEALALQRAILDSARQIILSVDRNLVFRSFNAAAERLLGYKAEEVIGKKTALILHDPAEIEERRAVMSQELGRDVSVYEMFQGQVLKGMPLVQEWSYICKDGSRLPVELSLTRLDDEQGSLLGFLAIVTDITERKETERQLFELATTDALTKLWNRRHFAEQAERSLIRARRYDEHICIALIDIDHFKRINDTYGHAAGDAVLYHLARALDRMLRGSDFMCRWGGEEFAVLLLNTDPSEALQIAERMRRTVMRLEVNYEDARVPVTASIGLSDCLSCDQSLDVVLSRADEALYAAKAAGRNCVRAVWSHEAAGREPASSL
- a CDS encoding S9 family peptidase, encoding MPTFVRVLLGSLLLVFSATASAAPSAADYERSLSLRDNWMLLTRNIVFPAQWVPGSHDFVYRKTVEGGFAFIRENADTGTQGPAFDQAAIAAALHRATGEDYSALQLPFETFRYADGGQAIDFELHYEPWRCSFKEAKCVPQQHVGRPSGFGVVRDLRVPADNSPKISPDGKWEALVEGYNVIVRPVGGGATKVLSQDGTEGNFYDPQTIKWSPDSTKVAAYRVRPGFARYVTYVSAAPKDQLQPTVQQVLYPKPGDAIDIEQPVLFDVIAGRQINVSNALFPNPYQLRHLNWRADSKTVAFEYTQRGHQLARVIEVDAKSGAARAVVEEKADTFIYQDRGFRHDVNNRGEEVIWLSERDGWAHLYLYDGRTGRVKKQITKGDWVVRDVVRVDDKARQIWFAASGMNPGEDPYFIHYYRINFDGSDLTPLTPEKANHQASFSSDMEYYVDVYSRVDMPNVAELRRARDGSLVRRIAEGDISRLTAAGFRAPEVFVAKGRDGKTDIWGLIVRPRDFDSTKHYPVIENIYAGPHDSFVPKSFWPFGYHSGGDKVIGMQALADLGFVVVQIDGMGTANRSKAFQDVAWKNLGDSGFPDRILWHKAAAAKYSWYDIGHGVGIYGGSAGGQSTLGALLFHPEFYTVGVAFAGCFDNRMDKISWNEQWMGWPVDESYARASGVENAWRLQGNLLIIFGEQDTNVDPSSSLQVVDALIKAGKDFDLIEVPGEGHAVGRSTGPIHYLQRRQFDFFVRHLQGSNTPNWNRAATAR
- a CDS encoding DUF885 domain-containing protein, coding for MKGYSFAIAVAGSLLFSASGYAIAAEQVTAAESSASADARLKALYDAEWQWRTQEFGKDQDGEGGGPHMPHVDPASQQRRYAYWSNALRQLDAIPVNELSPEERINAEVFQAALEGFITEQRFREYENPFGFWTWIAPRHGFGSSAEYRDYISRLGEMPRYIDEQIANMRAGLKRGFTDPRISIVGRDKAIEPLAFADAEKNPLYTPFAKMPSSVPAAERDALVAEGKAAVAAAAKAFAKLHVFVRDDYIPHARESTAAEVLPNGKEYYAAKLRQYTTTDMTPEEIHALGLKEVARIDADMKATMKEAGWTGDFQGFLKYLKSDPRFYAKTPYELIAKSAYVANKINGQLKFLFGLLPRYRFTIVQTPANIAPFATGGNGGLDSCLMNTYNLPARPLYTIPPLTAHECAPGHSFQAALALEGPDRPEIRKTTYFSGYGEGWALYMEWLGTQMGIYETPYDEFGRETYEMWRAARLVIDTGLHHMGWTREQAIEYLASHTALSDHEVRIEVDRYLNSPGQACAYKLGELLIRRKRAEAEKALGAQFDQRWFHDTILDLGSVPLSTLERVLDEWIAGGGKNPHLSSTASAEHP